DNA from Macadamia integrifolia cultivar HAES 741 chromosome 12, SCU_Mint_v3, whole genome shotgun sequence:
AAACAAAAGTTGCATCATCAAATATTGCAATATCAAGAATTGAACAGCTGTAACATTAAAATAGAAAACAGAAAACTAAACTGCAAACCACATAGTCTGGGTCTAATAAGTCATTACTCTTAACACAATTTATCAGGGAAGTGATAGGAATGGAGAGAATGCAGCAGAATAGATGTAATTCTTATTGGCTAACCGCTGGTCCAGAAAATCTATATATCTatgaaataaaaggggaaatagATGCTCCCTTGTCAAGCAGCCCCTGCGTCAGCTCAAGGACCAATGAGAGGACGCACATGGGTATCATCAAgaggtggattttttggatttcacaGGGGTGGAGGCATCATTTGGTCGCCCTCTATGTCTGGGCACAGGACTGCACAACCAGAGagcattcttttccctttaaaaataaataaaagaggattagATCATTCAGGCCCAGCTTTGGCAGATTTATTTCATCTTAGGTTGAACATATTTACCTTTAGATTTGGTCCTAACTTTCCCAACTAAAGACTATACATTTGCATGACAAAAAGCATGACACCAACTCATTCATAAGAACCAACAGTATTATGAAGATGCAACCTTCTCACCCTCTTTCTTACTTACATATTTTTGTGGAATAATGTATTTACATTCTAGTAACAATAAAGGATAAGgagtaaaaaaaattacattgttGCCACATTCTACAAACTTCATCTTGAACATAGGGTGTTGTCACACAATAGGGGTATTGTCTTTGAGCTTTTTTGCTATTTCAGCAACATACTTACCCTGGTAAAATGCTTGTTGGAGCTCTAGTTCCGTGGGTTGTCGAGAACCATCTCCTGCATAAGTTCCAGCACCATATGGAGAGCCACCCTTCCATTCATTCATCTCAAACATGCCACTTCCAAAAGTGTACCCGAGAGGGACAAAAATTATGCCAAGATGTGCTAACTGTGTCATTGCTGTTAATCTGCAACATGGGGAAATGATGAAGATTATAAAACCTATACTTCATATACATATCAAAGAAAGAACATTATACTgaaaagggagaagggagaggggGGGAGGCAAACAAAATTAACCAGTCTCAACTCCAGTGTAGAAccaactagttactaaaacctTCCAAATGCTTGCAAATACTATTAAAGTAGAAAATAGAGGAAAACCTAGACTCGATTAATAGACAAAAATAATGTCAAGCACTATTTAAACAATGCCCATTAAGAATAACTGAAGACAGTAACAATGAGCactggaagaagaaatggaaaaaaggcACCACAATAGTAGGTGCTAtggggaggggaagagagaaatcCTATCAAGGAATCTCCAATGGTTTCACACTTTCACACACTTGGAGTTCCTGCAGAAAATGCTTCTGTTCAGAAACTTCCTATGTGACCTGAAACACTTCCAACTAGGAAACCCACTTATTTCCAACATGTGTGAACACTGACACAGACATGGTGATGATAGGTTAAAAGATTTACCATTTAGAGAGAAAAGCTAAAGGAATTGAGTAGAAGTTCTAAACAACCCAAAATAATAAACATAATATGTCAAACTGttcattaaaagaaataaagcatACGGGAGGTGAATTAGTTGCCTGGTATTTTTGGTAAATGGCAATTGCAGATGATAAAAACATCCAAGCCTCTCTCCCATTTTGTGGGACAAGTGGTGATTCTTAGAATCAGAGTTGTACAAGTTATGTTTTCTTCTAAATAATGGGAGATGATGGAAATTCAATCAACAGAGAATTTTCCAAGAACATGACAAGTTTGCTGtacaattacaaacacccaTGGTGGGTTGGTCTGTATATGTTGCCTTAGGTAGCAGAGCCCATGAAGAGGCTGGTCTTTCTGGAACCATAAATGGATCCAGGAAATTAAGGAATTACATGGCACCGTCCACATACAGCACCAATTTGAAACGATGAAGTGTTTTCCTCAGTCTTGTTGGTCATGACCACTCTCTTGAGCGGCTTGGCTGGTTATCTATcaccaattttgaaaagatgAAGTGTTTTCGTGAGTTTTGGTTGGTGATGACCATTGCATTGAGCCATGGCTCAGTAGGTTGTGATCTTCAAAGTAATCTCTCTCACATTCTTGATAGGAATCAGAAGAAGCCTTAATGTTTCTCgtaaaaaatttaagagaagaagaagaagctctcAGCTCCTGACTCTTGATAGAACTTAGGAAAAGGGAACACCTCAGGGCAGCCATGAGGATGAGGGAGAGAGGAGTCCACAAAAAGTAATAGGTCATAAATCATTAGAgttatttcaattaaaaaaaaaaaaaaaaccagatttAGAAAATAAAGGGACTATTGTATCGTGAacagatcaggttcacgtacgagaatgttctcgtacactCCTGATCTGTGgttatagaatctattaaatgaagagagagaaaattaattctATATCCACGGACCAGAACCGTTCTTGTacattctcatacgtgaacctgatctgcTCTCCTATTGTATCAAGGCGTATTTTAGTCATCTGAGAAGAATGCTATAAAAATCATGAAGGTGATTATGGCCAGCTAAGCGACAAAGTTCGGGGCACCCGTATTATCAAAAGCATGGGTGGCTGACAAACATAATAAGTAAAAACAGCATAAATAGCTTGATGGAAAACACATAAAAACAATCTTATCACTCCAATAACACTTATTTGTTCTTGACAAACATAATAAGTAAAAACAGCATAAATAGCTTGATGGAAAACACATAAAAACAATCTTATCACTCCAATAACACTTATTTGTTCAAAAAAGGTGTTGTATAGGTATATCCCAgtccccaaatcttctcttttaaGTATGTCTGCTGAAATACTCATATCTCATATTCCAACACTCACAACTACATCCATAAATGGATAACTCTCATATATGGTGGCAATTATACAAATAGTAGGGGTCTTATCACCTTCAAAAAAATTGGGACctagaaaaatgaaaagcagACTCCCTTTTAgtactaaataaaaaaataaaaaactcttGGTTACCAAAAAGACAAAGTAACTCCTAAACTAAATTTGGACTTTGGATGGAATGAGATGTGGTCAACTATGGGGGTTCAGATAACCGAAACCTGATCAGACGACAAGATATAAACTTGAAGTCACCTGAACCTGCAACTAGGGGATGTCCAGCAGGGCATTAGTGAGATAAGGTTTTTCCAGAATAAAGACCATAAGGAGAAATCAACAAGAAAATAGTAGCTTTTAGAAGGGGGAAAAGAGAGGGGAGGagtattcctttttttttttggttatgacTTCACCCAAATCACcacaaaaattaaaacaaaacctTACAAGTAGGGTTAACCCAACCCCATCTCCAGCCATATTGTACTTTATCTTGAACTCTTATGTATGATCCACACTTCAAAAGGTTCTCGGACTTGATACATGCCATTCATGCTTCCTCCAAATCCACCTCAGCAGTTCATGATAGTTTGCATCAACAGTAGTGTCCAAAATTCAGCTAGTTGTAGGAGATCCATCTGGATTTCTAAATTCTCCCTCCCACTGTTCATCTAGCACTGCCAGTCCTCCCCATCATGTTgcactgttttattttcatagGGTAACCAGAAAAGTGAAAACCACTGCCATTGGTGGCCTGGTTCTCTGATAATTAATCATGACAACTCCATCAACACAAGTTTTCAATTTTCCTTAAGCATCTAAAATCTTGTTATGACTAAGTGGGGGAGAAACCAAAAACATAAAATGTGTCCTGCCCCCTATCAAGCTTTCAATGATTGATTTGACGATGGTAATGtctatcttttttttggtaaacaggTGATGTCTATCATTGACTAAAATTAGGTACTTTAATCCTTTACCAGTTGATTAGTTACTTGAGTCAGCTCTGTTCAGAAGGTCCATcatgttgggaaacatgtccacactccttggtGTTaataaacaaacatacatctttaacttggtttgataaaaagTGATTAGTTTGAAGACagtgtaattagcttgaagaaacacttagaaggtcgaatcaagacatgaagcttaaagacatggaattgcaaacaagaagaaaagaagatgaagtgccaaagagtggaaagttcaagtgaagaagaagaccactaggatagattagtcacttttaatgtaatttgtaatttccacatatataaatgcactcacctcatacatgtgcattgcatcatactagaatgaccatagagcataccttgaccaagtatgaaaagtctctaaatggtgtggaacacacattaATCTGAATCAAGtatattttagggaatcttaaaattagtatcaggagatgaaaccttcatagaagttgtaggaaattgagttgtgattccaacgcaactgatctcagatcaatctgaagttggaccgaaaagttatggtcaaaacactgacgactggtcagtatgacagcattctgtcaaaacagagcatgtcatgttggcgatcgaccggctggaagccccagTCGACCGGAACTGTCctagaccataggcggtcgaccgactgaaagtcccggtcgaccggtgacttCCTGGAaatgccccaacggctatattttgccttcaacggctcttggcgatcgaccggctaccgatggtgGTCGACcagtggtcccagaatacgtccgttagagcctgGTTTCCTgtctaaaatgcttcactaagttcacctataaatacccaaaccactcttaattaaatattcattaagaaatagCTTTAAaagcattattgcaagcattcaagaattttatttctacttgagttgttctattacacaaatcccaacaaaagactcaagtctcaatcaaagtcctctactctctcctgtgcaagtcaaaaccataagagaggactttacaaaaggtgtttcattcatcattcatcatttatcattcattatcatcatttgcaccacacttgaggtattcctcttattccactatttcttatttatttctgtttttacaattctagactgtacttaggattataaggattctcttatcctaaaaagaaaaaggtctctctctacctccaaaagagattgtaaaggcatctctctgcctggaaaggggatttgtaaggatactcttatccttacaaaaaaattgtaaaggttttcttccctacctactgtactgaaagggagaactagtggaataccttacaagaggattcttatagggagtggactagactcgaattgagtcgaaccactataaatcttgtgtttgtggttgtacttgttttattctctccgcattattttaacttgtaatcacacttgtgacctatttatcgaaaagagttaaattccactagtataacctattcaccctccctctaggttatttcaatcgCAACAAGAGCTATATCTTAGGGAGGATTTGAACTTTCACGTATAGAAATATAAGGaaagaataagagagagaaaaagtacTCACGCAGTATTCTCCTGGCCCCCTCCATGGAAACCGGTGCTCCAGAAGATACCAGCAGGTTTACCAGCGAGCGCCTGAGAATCCCCGAGCTCATGGGTGCCATCAAAGAAAGCTTGGAACTGGGCCGCCATCATCCCAAAACGAGATGGAAATCCAAAGAGAAAACCATCGGCTTCCACAAGTTGTTCGGGACTTATTACAGGCACATCCTCTGCTTTTGGTGGtgccttcatcttctccaataccCGCTCCGGAAGTGTCTCAGGCACCTTCTCCATTACTCCATCCATAATCAATCAATGAAACAGGG
Protein-coding regions in this window:
- the LOC122057464 gene encoding probable NAD(P)H dehydrogenase (quinone) FQR1-like 3 isoform X2, with the protein product MNPRLHGSKLRLGFSTLCSAFSHISGSQGVVIRIDDLVADMASNSTKLYVIYYSLYSHVGIMAREVHRGANSVEGVEATLWQVPETLPERVLEKMKAPPKAEDVPVISPEQLVEADGFLFGFPSRFGMMAAQFQAFFDGTHELGDSQALAGKPAGIFWSTGFHGGGQENTALTAMTQLAHLGIIFVPLGYTFGSGMFEMNEWKGGSPYGAGTYAGDGSRQPTELELQQAFYQGKYVAEIAKKLKDNTPIV
- the LOC122057464 gene encoding probable NAD(P)H dehydrogenase (quinone) FQR1-like 3 isoform X3, encoding MEKVPETLPERVLEKMKAPPKAEDVPVISPEQLVEADGFLFGFPSRFGMMAAQFQAFFDGTHELGDSQALAGKPAGIFWSTGFHGGGQENTALTAMTQLAHLGIIFVPLGYTFGSGMFEMNEWKGGSPYGAGTYAGDGSRQPTELELQQAFYQGKYVAEIAKKLKDNTPIV
- the LOC122057464 gene encoding probable NAD(P)H dehydrogenase (quinone) FQR1-like 3 isoform X1, producing the protein MNPRLHGSKLRLGFSTLCSAFSHISGSQGVVIRIDDLVADMASNSTKLYVMWVAKRKTLNCYYSLYSHVGIMAREVHRGANSVEGVEATLWQVPETLPERVLEKMKAPPKAEDVPVISPEQLVEADGFLFGFPSRFGMMAAQFQAFFDGTHELGDSQALAGKPAGIFWSTGFHGGGQENTALTAMTQLAHLGIIFVPLGYTFGSGMFEMNEWKGGSPYGAGTYAGDGSRQPTELELQQAFYQGKYVAEIAKKLKDNTPIV